In one window of Streptomyces sp. NBC_00193 DNA:
- a CDS encoding L,D-transpeptidase: MMRVRPQTTPAASARGRGRPAAPLFAVVAGLLLLTACGSGGDTVRADDAKVSADVAGVQAAASEAAVPPKVTTGAVLDFDLIPGAGKTVGTGQPVSLEFEKPVKDKAAVEKALTVTASTPTEGSWGWVTTPSGHDRLDWRPKDPWKPGTDVTVKGTLTTVDPGGAHFDRDLDRTFKIGRDQQLTADLDTHRLIVERDGKVVKSIPMSGGQPVKGRQSRLGTYALKTREPKVHMTSASVGGPVDYDVVVNWGMRVTDTGAYLHEGVPEAQKYVGNTNHSAGCIGMTPADAKWIFDNTILGDLITIKGREAIKNADGPGNGYADWSIGYDDWKKLSKVS, from the coding sequence ATGATGCGTGTTCGCCCCCAGACGACCCCGGCAGCTTCCGCCCGCGGTCGTGGCCGCCCCGCGGCCCCGCTGTTCGCCGTGGTCGCCGGGCTGTTGCTCCTCACGGCCTGCGGCTCCGGCGGGGACACGGTTCGGGCGGACGACGCAAAGGTGTCCGCCGACGTGGCGGGTGTACAGGCCGCGGCGTCGGAGGCAGCCGTTCCGCCGAAGGTGACCACCGGAGCCGTACTGGACTTCGACCTGATTCCGGGGGCGGGGAAGACGGTGGGTACGGGTCAGCCGGTGTCCTTGGAGTTCGAGAAGCCGGTGAAGGACAAGGCCGCGGTGGAGAAGGCGTTGACGGTCACCGCGTCGACCCCGACCGAGGGTTCCTGGGGCTGGGTGACCACACCCTCGGGCCACGACCGCCTGGACTGGCGCCCCAAGGACCCCTGGAAGCCCGGCACGGACGTCACGGTCAAGGGCACGCTCACCACCGTGGACCCCGGCGGCGCGCACTTCGACCGCGACCTGGACCGCACGTTCAAGATCGGCCGTGACCAGCAGCTGACCGCCGACCTCGACACCCACCGGCTCATCGTCGAGCGTGACGGCAAGGTGGTGAAGTCCATCCCCATGTCCGGCGGACAGCCCGTCAAGGGCCGCCAGTCCCGGCTGGGCACCTACGCACTCAAGACGCGGGAACCCAAGGTGCACATGACCTCCGCGTCCGTGGGCGGGCCGGTGGACTACGACGTGGTGGTCAACTGGGGCATGCGGGTGACCGACACCGGCGCGTACCTCCACGAAGGGGTTCCCGAGGCGCAGAAGTACGTCGGCAACACCAACCACAGCGCCGGATGCATCGGCATGACCCCGGCCGACGCGAAGTGGATCTTCGACAACACCATCCTCGGCGACCTGATCACGATCAAGGGCCGGGAAGCCATCAAGAACGCCGACGGCCCCGGCAACGGATACGCCGACTGGAGCATCGGCTACGACGACTGGAAGAAGCTGAGCAAGGTCTCCTGA
- a CDS encoding serine protease translates to MSPASAADVRTVVHDGAVTGTRGLTEMYWTSEGIAAVAVDDAKDDLVQPEWTGDGSIARTVGRLYASGTDGSPSACTATVVGVRTVVTAAHCVRTPVKEAPSSEATWDRNLYFVPGYRRGTSPNGGFTVRRIRMAENWQADGLDVAMLEMNPGVDGRNISEATGAQPISFTGEQATTTHFFGYPYTDRLVHCSGAGAWEAGKSMRSVPCMMGAGSSGGPYLAGEYAAGSVIAVNVSGGEGVSYGTALGAFAERLYQQSEHG, encoded by the coding sequence ATGTCACCGGCATCGGCCGCCGACGTGCGCACCGTGGTTCACGACGGTGCCGTGACGGGCACCCGTGGTCTCACCGAGATGTACTGGACCTCCGAAGGCATCGCAGCAGTGGCCGTCGACGACGCCAAGGACGATCTGGTCCAGCCCGAGTGGACCGGTGACGGCTCGATAGCCCGGACGGTCGGCCGGTTGTACGCCTCGGGTACGGACGGCAGCCCCAGCGCCTGCACGGCGACCGTCGTCGGAGTCCGCACGGTCGTGACCGCGGCGCACTGCGTCAGGACGCCGGTGAAGGAGGCACCGTCGAGCGAGGCCACCTGGGACCGCAACCTCTACTTCGTTCCGGGCTACCGACGCGGGACATCGCCCAACGGCGGGTTCACGGTGCGCCGGATACGGATGGCCGAGAACTGGCAGGCCGACGGACTGGACGTAGCCATGCTCGAAATGAACCCGGGGGTCGACGGGAGGAACATCTCCGAGGCAACCGGCGCCCAGCCCATCTCGTTCACCGGCGAGCAGGCCACGACCACCCACTTCTTCGGCTACCCGTACACGGACCGACTCGTGCACTGCTCGGGCGCCGGCGCTTGGGAGGCCGGCAAGAGCATGCGGAGCGTCCCGTGCATGATGGGGGCCGGATCGAGCGGCGGCCCCTACCTCGCGGGCGAATACGCCGCGGGCAGCGTCATCGCGGTGAACGTCAGCGGCGGCGAGGGCGTCAGCTACGGAACGGCACTCGGCGCGTTCGCGGAACGCCTCTACCAGCAGTCCGAGCACGGCTAG
- a CDS encoding AAA family ATPase, which translates to MVAVDGYKESPDGFDEAIATQVERITGWLADPELDDDRRFEVSRAPSVRSVDALREFLRKEDLAAAKYREAVVVYITGHGLRRTAPRHFLMLADTEPDRLFATAFPTSELVTAVLDSHSERVALACARMRDEPAGYTAPHLSFREWGDLLDEVGRDEHGVERDLVQPLWVVPRSPSRGPSACLPNPRYRVPVSTTGPALRQLALTPTRDSGGDTGTDARPDTGVLDEFWLERASGRAAADDPGWYFSGRAAPMSRMTRFLRDTEGVLVVTGAAGSGKSALLARLVTLSDPGFVADPQYAAMVAGIPAELRPDPGTVDVAVLARNKSAQVIIEDLHTGLGHSPAPALTRAHGHGPGTEPPLQALLRRVLERSTAAASPVTVVIDALDEADDPLAVFNDVVLPLARLRGPDGVRLVRLLLGIRSSPEPAEPTYPAGADLLDERADHLLLRLTEALHDEGLVPGTLRTDGPDCAADIAAYGATLLLATPGSPYHGAPEAASEAAGVIADAVAPSFLDARIAADQLRRADTRQDLTEPGWLGSLADGTTGLLREDIRAVSLATGVPADLLVAALRATAFAPGAGLPWAEVWPAVTTALVAAEYGAGYVGTYTADHAIRTLRASRLTGYLATDEEDARTVYRPVHQRLTDLLLADPSWLLAPSSATESTWWRPDGERQVLVSAHAALAQALAGLVERSGPRPAHPYVRRHFLHHAAAGEVLDDLHVPLELLAQESSGSLRARLGLPLPITSPHLKC; encoded by the coding sequence GTGGTCGCCGTGGACGGCTACAAGGAGAGCCCCGACGGGTTCGACGAGGCCATAGCGACACAAGTGGAGCGGATCACCGGCTGGCTGGCCGACCCGGAACTCGACGACGACCGCCGCTTCGAGGTCAGCCGGGCACCCTCGGTTCGTTCCGTGGATGCCTTGCGCGAGTTCCTGCGCAAGGAAGATCTCGCCGCGGCGAAGTACCGCGAGGCCGTCGTCGTCTACATCACCGGACACGGCCTACGGCGCACCGCACCCCGCCATTTCCTGATGCTCGCCGACACCGAACCGGACCGGCTGTTCGCCACCGCGTTCCCGACGAGCGAGCTCGTCACCGCGGTCCTGGACAGCCATTCCGAGCGGGTGGCGCTGGCTTGCGCCCGCATGCGGGACGAGCCCGCCGGGTACACCGCACCCCACCTCTCGTTCAGGGAGTGGGGGGATCTTCTGGACGAGGTCGGACGCGACGAGCACGGTGTCGAGAGGGACCTCGTGCAACCCCTGTGGGTCGTCCCGCGATCGCCCAGCCGTGGGCCCAGCGCCTGTCTGCCGAACCCCCGTTACCGGGTGCCCGTGAGCACCACCGGCCCCGCTCTGCGACAGCTGGCCCTGACCCCGACGCGGGACTCGGGTGGGGACACCGGGACGGACGCCCGCCCGGATACGGGCGTTCTCGACGAGTTCTGGCTGGAGCGCGCCTCGGGACGTGCGGCGGCGGACGACCCGGGTTGGTACTTCAGCGGCCGGGCCGCACCGATGAGCCGTATGACCCGCTTCCTGCGCGACACCGAGGGCGTCCTCGTGGTCACGGGCGCGGCCGGATCCGGGAAGTCCGCGCTGCTGGCCCGCCTGGTCACCCTCTCCGACCCGGGTTTCGTCGCGGATCCGCAGTACGCGGCCATGGTGGCGGGGATCCCCGCGGAGCTCCGGCCGGATCCGGGCACCGTCGACGTGGCCGTACTGGCCCGCAACAAGTCCGCGCAGGTGATCATCGAGGACCTGCACACCGGCCTCGGGCACAGCCCAGCGCCCGCCCTCACGCGCGCCCACGGGCACGGTCCGGGAACGGAACCGCCCCTCCAGGCCCTGCTGCGGCGGGTGCTGGAGCGGTCCACCGCAGCGGCCAGTCCCGTCACCGTGGTGATCGACGCGCTGGACGAGGCCGACGACCCCCTCGCCGTCTTCAACGACGTCGTCCTGCCGCTCGCCCGCCTCCGCGGTCCGGACGGGGTACGCCTCGTCCGTCTCCTCCTCGGCATCCGCAGCTCCCCCGAACCGGCCGAGCCGACCTACCCGGCGGGAGCTGACCTGCTCGACGAGCGCGCGGACCACCTGCTGCTGCGGCTGACCGAGGCCCTGCACGACGAGGGCCTCGTGCCCGGCACCCTGCGCACCGACGGCCCCGACTGCGCCGCCGACATCGCCGCCTACGGCGCCACGCTGCTGCTCGCGACGCCCGGCAGTCCGTATCACGGCGCGCCGGAGGCGGCCTCCGAAGCCGCGGGCGTCATCGCCGACGCGGTCGCGCCGTCCTTCCTGGACGCCCGGATCGCCGCCGACCAGCTCCGGCGGGCCGACACCCGCCAGGACCTGACCGAGCCCGGGTGGCTCGGCAGCCTCGCCGACGGCACCACCGGACTGCTCCGCGAGGACATCAGGGCCGTGTCCCTGGCCACCGGCGTCCCGGCCGACCTACTGGTCGCCGCGCTCCGGGCAACGGCCTTCGCGCCGGGGGCGGGCCTGCCCTGGGCCGAGGTCTGGCCCGCCGTCACCACCGCGCTCGTCGCAGCCGAGTACGGGGCGGGCTACGTCGGCACCTACACCGCCGACCACGCCATCAGGACGCTGCGCGCCAGTCGTCTGACCGGGTACCTGGCCACGGATGAGGAGGACGCGCGTACCGTCTACCGGCCCGTCCACCAGCGGCTGACCGACCTGCTGCTCGCGGATCCGAGCTGGCTGCTGGCGCCGTCGTCGGCCACGGAGTCCACGTGGTGGCGCCCCGACGGCGAACGGCAGGTACTCGTCTCCGCCCACGCCGCCCTGGCCCAGGCCCTGGCCGGCTTGGTCGAGCGGTCCGGGCCGCGCCCCGCCCATCCGTACGTCCGCAGGCACTTCCTCCACCACGCGGCGGCCGGGGAGGTATTGGACGATCTGCACGTACCGCTGGAACTCCTGGCCCAGGAATCCTCCGGAAGCCTCCGGGCACGCCTGGGGCTGCCCCTGCCGATCACGAGTCCGCACCTCAAATGCTGA
- a CDS encoding AAA family ATPase — protein MKIILVSGPSGSGKTTVARILAESRLSPSVHLHTDDFYAAVKQGALAPYLPEAHAQNETVTGVIARAAAGYAAGGYHTVVDGVIGPWFLEAYEKAAKAAAVGLTYVVLRPDRETALDRGASRSQHPLTDLDILGQIYDGFADLGPYEQNVLDSTALTAEETAEAVVRLL, from the coding sequence ATGAAGATCATCCTGGTGAGCGGGCCCTCAGGGTCAGGGAAGACGACCGTCGCGCGAATTCTGGCCGAGAGCAGGCTCTCTCCCAGCGTGCACCTGCACACGGACGACTTCTATGCGGCGGTCAAGCAGGGTGCCCTGGCGCCGTATCTGCCAGAGGCACACGCGCAGAACGAGACCGTCACCGGCGTGATCGCCCGAGCCGCGGCCGGATACGCCGCCGGGGGTTACCACACAGTGGTCGACGGGGTGATCGGGCCGTGGTTCCTGGAAGCGTATGAGAAGGCGGCGAAGGCCGCGGCGGTTGGGCTGACCTACGTGGTGCTGCGGCCTGATCGGGAAACTGCGCTCGACCGTGGGGCGTCCCGCTCCCAGCACCCGCTCACCGACCTCGACATTCTCGGCCAGATCTACGACGGCTTCGCCGATCTCGGCCCGTACGAGCAGAACGTCCTCGACTCCACCGCACTCACCGCTGAGGAGACTGCAGAGGCTGTGGTCAGACTTCTGTGA
- a CDS encoding nitroreductase/quinone reductase family protein, with protein MSDETQLEEFLKFQQGIIDEFRANAGKVGGMFEGSTLCLLTTRGARTGRPRTQPLGLMQIDGQDLVVASAAGAPGHPAWYHNIRKNAVVTVETGARTYRAIASIPPREERERLFSEIAAQQPGYGEYQTKTDRIIPVVALHPIDLDPDRVKHLGDELVELHGWLRGELTDLRRRIDDVVEGRADDIAPQAEGGNPLAELRSHCLDFCHALNVHHTGEDIGAFPVLRERFPALEPVLERFAEEHEIVADLQNRIKELVEDFTPDRDDPVRLREEVADLANRLEAHFDDEERQLVTALNAMGPAPVRG; from the coding sequence ATGTCAGACGAGACTCAACTCGAAGAATTTCTGAAGTTCCAGCAGGGCATCATCGACGAATTCCGTGCCAACGCCGGGAAAGTCGGCGGGATGTTCGAGGGTTCCACCCTGTGCCTCCTCACCACAAGGGGGGCCCGCACCGGCCGGCCCCGCACCCAGCCGCTCGGGCTGATGCAGATCGACGGGCAGGACCTGGTCGTCGCCTCGGCGGCCGGCGCACCGGGCCATCCGGCGTGGTACCACAACATCCGCAAGAACGCGGTCGTGACGGTCGAGACAGGCGCCCGGACCTACCGGGCGATCGCCTCGATCCCCCCGCGCGAGGAGCGCGAGAGGCTCTTCTCGGAGATCGCCGCTCAGCAGCCGGGGTACGGCGAGTACCAGACGAAGACGGACCGGATCATTCCGGTCGTCGCACTGCACCCGATCGACCTCGACCCCGACCGGGTCAAGCACCTCGGTGACGAACTCGTCGAACTACACGGTTGGCTGCGCGGTGAGCTTACGGACCTGCGCAGGCGGATCGACGACGTGGTCGAGGGCAGGGCGGACGACATCGCGCCGCAGGCCGAGGGCGGCAACCCGCTCGCCGAACTGCGGTCGCACTGCCTGGACTTCTGCCACGCGCTGAACGTCCACCACACCGGCGAGGACATCGGCGCCTTCCCGGTGCTCCGCGAGCGGTTCCCCGCGTTGGAACCGGTGCTGGAGAGGTTCGCCGAGGAACACGAGATCGTGGCCGACCTCCAGAACCGGATCAAGGAACTGGTCGAGGACTTCACTCCCGACCGGGACGACCCGGTACGGCTGCGGGAGGAGGTGGCGGACCTGGCGAACCGGCTCGAAGCCCACTTCGACGATGAGGAACGCCAACTCGTCACCGCGCTGAACGCGATGGGTCCCGCGCCGGTGCGCGGCTGA
- a CDS encoding helix-turn-helix transcriptional regulator, translating to MADSAAYARSHARVVRLCEAVGDSRDLRLRLLDELRATAGFDAYAFLLTDPETSVGCAPIADFPDLPELPRLIRLKYLTEVNRWTALEGVARLSEHQGPSRSLLWRELLSGYGVRDVASMVFRDRFGCWGFLDLYRYDRDFTRAEASYLSCLTGPVTAGLRRCQAETFVVRPPDGPRPGPLVLLLSHDLRVLGQTPETHAYLSVLLPPEHGRPPVPASAYNVAAQLLAVEAGVDTNPPRARVHLKDGLWLTLRAARIGDADPPDRRDIAVTIEETSPTERLAAFTRAFALSAREAELLGHLAKGGDSRTVADQMFLTKNTVQDHLKSIFAKTSTNNRRMLLTRALGA from the coding sequence ATGGCTGACTCTGCCGCGTACGCGCGGTCGCACGCGCGTGTTGTCCGCCTCTGCGAGGCCGTCGGCGACTCCCGTGACCTGCGTCTTCGCCTCCTCGACGAGCTGCGTGCAACCGCCGGGTTCGACGCGTACGCGTTCCTGCTCACCGACCCGGAGACCTCAGTGGGCTGCGCGCCGATCGCGGACTTCCCGGACCTGCCCGAGCTGCCGCGGCTGATCCGCCTCAAGTACCTGACCGAGGTCAACCGCTGGACGGCACTGGAGGGCGTCGCCCGGCTGAGCGAACACCAGGGCCCCTCGCGCAGCCTCCTGTGGCGCGAACTGCTGAGCGGCTACGGGGTGCGGGATGTCGCCTCGATGGTGTTCAGGGACCGCTTCGGCTGCTGGGGCTTCCTCGACCTGTACCGGTACGACCGGGACTTCACCCGCGCGGAGGCCTCGTACCTGTCCTGCCTCACCGGACCGGTGACCGCGGGGCTACGCCGCTGCCAGGCCGAGACCTTCGTCGTACGGCCGCCCGACGGGCCACGCCCAGGTCCTTTGGTACTGCTGCTCTCCCACGACCTGCGGGTACTTGGCCAGACCCCTGAAACGCACGCATACCTAAGCGTGTTGCTGCCGCCCGAGCACGGCCGGCCGCCGGTCCCCGCGAGCGCCTACAACGTCGCCGCCCAACTACTGGCCGTCGAGGCAGGCGTCGACACGAACCCCCCACGCGCCCGGGTCCACCTGAAGGACGGCCTGTGGCTGACCCTGCGCGCCGCCCGGATCGGCGACGCGGATCCACCGGACCGCCGCGACATCGCCGTCACCATCGAGGAAACCTCACCGACCGAGCGGCTCGCCGCCTTCACCAGGGCATTCGCCCTGAGCGCCCGAGAGGCCGAACTGCTCGGCCACCTCGCGAAGGGCGGCGACAGCCGCACAGTGGCCGATCAGATGTTTCTTACCAAGAACACCGTGCAGGACCACCTCAAGTCGATCTTCGCCAAGACGTCGACGAACAACCGCAGAATGCTGCTCACCCGCGCACTCGGAGCCTGA
- a CDS encoding CU044_2847 family protein — MLVEVPAGVVEGPVKAGRLGEAIGELPRTLQEALAPVTEAARTVLDQLREGRPDEIAVEFGVDLAAQAGAVITKSQAGCHLKVIMSWKVKDGDTGHPRHPDEGAG, encoded by the coding sequence ATTCTGGTCGAGGTACCCGCAGGTGTGGTGGAGGGACCGGTGAAGGCTGGCCGCCTCGGTGAGGCCATTGGTGAGCTGCCCAGGACGCTGCAAGAAGCACTTGCGCCGGTGACGGAGGCGGCTCGCACCGTACTCGACCAACTGCGCGAGGGCCGTCCCGACGAGATTGCGGTCGAGTTCGGTGTCGACCTTGCCGCCCAGGCCGGGGCGGTGATCACCAAGAGTCAAGCGGGTTGCCACCTCAAAGTGATCATGTCGTGGAAGGTGAAGGACGGCGACACGGGTCATCCTCGGCATCCGGACGAAGGGGCAGGCTGA
- a CDS encoding WD40 repeat domain-containing protein, whose amino-acid sequence MERRPSTAWPTCFTTTPDGLPMAVWLETDRVVRSTVWDPAYGTERTTSFLLSPVISSPLSLTPVPAAHGATATIAVVGRRGITLVDLASERIVTTMRSHGRTGVFYLRPCVLPSHGRILLAAATSGDIHLWDTADGSPVARWNAPDTLALAAIPLADGRTLLASGAPSGVRIWDPLTGELRHTLLTGAPVHALAVGAGPVGPVLHIHGPAGLATLTLDEHLL is encoded by the coding sequence ATGGAGAGAAGGCCCTCTACGGCCTGGCCCACATGCTTCACCACAACGCCCGACGGCCTGCCGATGGCCGTCTGGCTGGAGACGGACCGGGTCGTCCGCTCCACGGTGTGGGATCCGGCCTACGGTACGGAGCGGACCACCTCCTTCCTCCTCAGCCCGGTCATCAGCTCCCCTTTGTCGCTCACGCCCGTCCCCGCAGCGCACGGTGCCACCGCCACGATCGCGGTGGTGGGCAGGCGTGGGATCACCCTCGTCGACCTGGCCTCCGAACGCATCGTCACCACCATGAGGTCCCACGGCCGTACAGGTGTGTTCTACCTGCGGCCGTGCGTCCTCCCGTCCCATGGCCGGATCCTGCTGGCCGCCGCGACCTCCGGGGACATCCACCTCTGGGACACCGCCGACGGCTCCCCGGTCGCCCGCTGGAATGCCCCCGACACCCTGGCCCTGGCCGCGATCCCCCTCGCCGACGGCCGCACCCTGCTCGCCTCGGGCGCCCCGAGCGGCGTCCGGATCTGGGACCCGCTGACCGGCGAGCTCCGGCACACCCTGCTCACCGGCGCCCCGGTCCACGCCCTGGCCGTCGGCGCCGGCCCGGTGGGCCCGGTCCTCCACATCCACGGCCCGGCCGGCCTGGCAACGCTGACGCTGGACGAACACCTGCTGTGA